A single window of Vigna unguiculata cultivar IT97K-499-35 chromosome 1, ASM411807v1, whole genome shotgun sequence DNA harbors:
- the LOC114185868 gene encoding uncharacterized protein LOC114185868, which produces MCCAGGHYCKKNSDVCGQESSQAWGISRMCCILRALDVKTLIFVFAVVPMCTFGIYLHGQKISYFLRPLWEKPPKPFIVIPHYYNEIVSMENLCRLHGWGVREFPRRVYDAVLFSNELEILNLRWRELYPYITQFVLLESNSTFTGRPKPLVFKGNREKFRFVDSRLTYGTIGGRFIKGENPFIEEAYQRVALDHLLKIAGITDDDLLIMSDVDEIPSAHTINLLRWCDDVPSILHLQLKNYLYSFEFLADDNSWRASVHRYQSGKTRYAHYRQSDNLLADAGWHCSFCFRRISDFIFKMKAYSHNDRVRFSHYLNPKRIQDVICKGADLFDMLPEEYTFKEIIGKMGPIPHSYSAVHLPAYLLKNADKYRFLLPGNCLREDR; this is translated from the exons ATGTGCTGTGCCGGTGGACATTACTGTAAGAAGAACAGTGATGTTTGTGGCCAG GAGTCGAGTCAAGCATGGGGCATATCAAGAATGTGCTGCATTTTGCGTGCTTTGGAtgtaaaaacattaatatttgtttttgctGTTGTGCCAATGTGCACATTTGGCATATACTTGCACGGACAGAAAATCTCGTACTTCCTTAGACCGCTGTGGGAAAAACCTCCGAAGCCTTTCATTGTCATTCCTCATTACTACAACGAAATCGTGTCGATGGAAAATCTCTGCAGACTTCATGGCTGGGGGGTGCGCGAGTTCCCAAGACGTGTGTACGATGCTGTGTTGTTCAGCAACGAATTGGAGATACTTAACCTGCGGTGGAGAGAACTGTATCCTTACATAACACAGTTTGTTCTGCTAGAATCAAATTCCACCTTCACGGGTAGGCCTAAACCTCTGGTTTTCAAAGGCAACCGGGAGAAGTTCAGATTTGTGGATTCTCGATTAACATATGGAACCATCGGAGGGAGATTCATCAAAGGAGAAAACCCGTTCATCGAGGAGGCGTATCAGCGTGTAGCATTGGATCATCTCCTTAAGATAGCTGGTATCACTGATGACGACTTGCTGATAATGTCTGATGTTGATGAGATTCCAAGTGCTCACACTATTAACCTCTTGCGTTGGTGTGATGATGTGCCTTCAATCCTTCATCTTCAGCTGAAGAACTATCTATATTCATTTGAGTTTCTTGCGGATGATAACAGCTGGAGAGCCTCCGTTCACAGGTATCAGAGTGGTAAGACAAGGTATGCACATTACCGCCAATCTGATAACTTGTTAGCAGATGCTGGTTGGCATTGCAGCTTCTGCTTCCGCCGTATCAGCGATTTCATCTTTAAGATGAAAGCTTATAGTCACAATGACAGAGTCAGATTCTCTCATTATCTAAATCCCAAGAGAATTCAAGATGTAATATGCAAAGGTGCTGATTTGTTTGACATGCTACCAGAAGAGTACACCTTCAAGGAAATCATTGGTAAAATGGGACCAATACCCCACTCTTATTCTGCAGTTCATCTCCCTGCTTATCTGCTGAAAAATGCAGACAAGTATAGATTTCTCTTGCCTGGAAATTGCTTGAGAGAGGACAGATGA
- the LOC114165229 gene encoding uncharacterized protein LOC114165229: MGIITRSSGGRKPSEIMRFFVTTFIGIVFGFFIGVSVPTLSITKLNLPSGLLPSIDLSYIEDRYTGRQAWSFVNNANKRSSSQVQALNDTSKIWVPSNPRGAERLPPGIVEAESDFYLRRLWGKPSEDLTSKPNYLVTFTVGYEQKNNIDAAVKKFSGNFTVLLFHYDGRTTEWDEFEWSKQAIHVSARKQTKWWYAKRFLHPDIVAPYDYIFIWDEDLGVEHFDAEEYLKLVRKHGLEISQPGLEPNKGLTWQMTKRRGDREVHKVTEEKPGWCSDPHLPPCAAFVEIMAPVFSRDAWRCVWHMIQNDLVHGWGLDFALRRCVEPAHEKIGVVDSQWIVHQGLPSLGNQGESQTGKAPWQGVRERCRKEWTMFQTRLANAEDAYYKSIGIDTSNSTVH; the protein is encoded by the exons ATGGGCATTATCACTCGAAG TTCTGGTGGTAGAAAACCAAGTGAAATTATGAGGTTTTTTGTGACAACTTTTATTGGTATAGTTTTCGGATTCTTTATAGGAGTATCAGTTCCAACATTGTCAATAACAAAG TTGAATCTCCCATCTGGCCTGCTTCCCTCCATCGATCTTTCCTACATTGAAGACAGATATACAGGTCGCCAAGCATGGTCTTTTGTGAATAATGCTAACAAGAGAAGTTCATCTCAAGTTCAAGCATTAAATGATACATCAAAG ATTTGGGTTCCATCAAATCCAAGAGGTGCAGAAAGATTACCTCCTGGTATTGTTGAAGCTGAGTCGGACTTTTATTTGCGTAGATTGTGGGGTAAGCCCAGTGAG GATCTAACGTCCAAGCCAAATTACCTTGTAACCTTCACTGTTGGCTATGAgcagaaaaataatattgatgCAGCCGTGAAAAAG TTTTCAGGAAATTTCACTGTCCTTCTGTTTCACTATGATGGCCGAACAACTGAATGGGACGAGTTTGAATGGTCAAAGCAGGCTATTCATGTGAGTGCTCGCAAACAGACCAAATG GTGGTATGCCAAGCGGTTTTTGCATCCTGACATTGTGGCACCATATGACTATATATTCATATGGGATGAAGACCTGGGTGTTGAGCACTTCGATGCAGAAGA GTACTTAAAACTGGTGAGGAAGCACGGCTTGGAGATTTCACAGCCTGGTTTGGAACCTAATAAGGGCTTGACATGGCAGATGACAAAAAGAAGAGGTGATCGCGAAGTCCACAA AGTAACAGAGGAAAAACCAGGATGGTGTTCTGATCCTCATTTGCCTCCTTGTGCAGC ATTTGTTGAAATCATGGCTCCAGTGTTTTCGCGTGATGCATGGCGCTGCGTGTGGCATATGATTCAG AATGACTTGGTCCACGGGTGGGGTCTTGATTTTGCTCTTAGAAGATGTGTAGAG CCTGCACATGAGAAGATTGGAGTTGTTGATTCTCAGTGGATTGTTCACCAAGGTCTTCCCTCTCTAGGGAATCAG GGTGAATCTCAAACAGGAAAAGCACCATGGCAAGGG GTGAGGGAGAGGTGCAGAAAGGAGTGGACCATGTTTCAGACTCGGCTGGCAAATGCAGAAGACGCGTATTACAAGTCCATAGGAATTGATACATCTAATTCCACTGTTCATTAG
- the LOC114165247 gene encoding probable E3 ubiquitin-protein ligase XERICO: protein MGLSNFPSASEGVLPVLVINTVLSVAVLKNMFRSMLQVVGGSESQSQSDGENTEEECRESSRERRVSITQYKALRKDMGRRSVRMVECCVCLCRFEGNEEVSELPCKHYFHRGCLEKWFHNKHSSCPLCRSMD, encoded by the coding sequence ATGGGTCTCTCAAATTTTCCGAGTGCATCGGAAGGGGTGCTTCCGGTGCTGGTGATAAACACGGTTCTCTCGGTGGCGGTGTTGAAGAACATGTTCAGATCCATGCTCCAAGTTGTGGGAGGAAGTGAAAGTCAAAGTCAAAGTGACGGTGAGAACACCGAAGAAGAGTGTCGTGAAAGTTCACGGGAAAGGAGGGTGTCGATAACTCAGTACAAGGCATTGCGGAAGGACATGGGGAGAAGAAGTGTGAGGATGGTGGAGTGCTGCGTTTGTTTGTGTCGTTTTGAAGGCAATGAAGAGGTTAGCGAGTTGCCTTGCAAACATTACTTCCACCGAGGTTGTTTGGAGAAATGGTTTCATAACAAACACTCCTCATGTCCCTTGTGTCGTTCCATGGATTAG
- the LOC114165240 gene encoding uncharacterized protein LOC114165240 — MQTKMGFGQRQHCYGDERMRMDTQSEEENYFFHEESWSSENNNFHKQQQQHPAMHMNMQKQPCKLGGGMFQEGMHSEHGFGNGYAHHGGGRRFPYGGNGGGGGRFNSGGQHREYFSEETEYEEFYTEEHVGSKLGEMRYQNNNCYANAYDRNMISNMNYKPHKVQWTAKGV, encoded by the coding sequence ATGCAAACGAAAATGGGGTTTGGGCAGCGCCAGCACTGCTATGGTGATGAGCGGATGAGGATGGATACTCAGTCTGAGGAAGAAAACTATTTCTTCCATGAAGAGTCTTGGAGCTCTGAGAACAACAACTTCCAcaagcagcagcagcagcaccCAGCCATGCACATGAACATGCAAAAACAGCCATGCAAATTGGGAGGAGGAATGTTTCAGGAAGGCATGCACAGTGAGCATGGCTTCGGAAATGGTTATGCGCATCATGGGGGTGGCAGAAGGTTCCCTTACGGTggtaatggtggtggtggtggcaggTTCAATTCTGGTGGGCAACACCGTGAGTATTTCTCCGAGGAAACCGAGTACGAGGAGTTTTACACAGAGGAGCATGTTGGTTCAAAGTTGGGTGAAATGAGATACCAGAATAATAACTGCTATGCCAATGCCTATGACAGGAACATGATTAGCAACATGAACTACAAACCACACAAAGTTCAGTGGACAGCAAAGGGGGTCTAA
- the LOC114180153 gene encoding putative clathrin assembly protein At4g40080 produces the protein MTKLKELIGRLKDKASQGKAAILSKRATLSLLRATSHDPFTPPTSNHISALLIAGDGSRATASAVMELLMDRLQSTQSSAVALKCLIAVHYVLKRGSFIMRDQLPYRCGGSGGRNYLNLSKFRDRSSPVSWELSSWVRWYAKHVEQLLWASRIVGFFLGVEAQEDSSQGMKAGEERASGLSNGEVLTETEALLAVIEGIGGIPDAASMEGNKVVGEISSMVEEDVIVALSEVLVRVNELRERFGCLSFGEVVELVYVMNRLEKCKEVVEEVVVVAEKQRLLWDAVREVKEKVEKKVFREEEKTMRTQRHRATKSDRFQFPTFFIDSVDLVRFPSARLLL, from the exons ATGACCAAACTGAAAGAGCTGATAGGGAGGTTGAAGGACAAAGCTTCGCAGGGCAAAGCCGCCATACTCTCCAAACGCGCCACTCTCTCTCTCCTACGCGCCACTAGCCACGACCCCTTCACCCCTCCTACCTCCAATCACATCTCCGCACTCCTCATCGCCGGCGATGGATCACGCGCCACGGCCTCCGCCGTCATGGAGCTTCTCATGGACCGCCTCCAGAGCACACAGAGCTCCGCCGTGGCGCTCAAGTGCCTCATCGCCGTCCACTACGTGTTAAAGCGCGGCAGCTTCATCATGAGGGATCAGCTTCCGTACAGGTGCGGCGGCAGCGGCGGCAGGAACTACCTTAACCTCTCCAAATTCCGCGACAGGAGCAGTCCCGTATCCTGGGAACTGTCTTCGTGGGTACGATGGTACGCTAAACACGTGGAACAGCTTCTCTGGGCCTCCAGGATCGTTGGCTTCTTCCTCGGCGTTGAAGCTCAAGAAGACTCAAGTCAAGG GATGAAAGCAGGAGAAGAGAGAGCTTCAGGTCTTAGCAACGGTGAGGTGTTGACGGAGACGGAGGCTCTGTTGGCGGTTATTGAAGGGATTGGAGGAATACCCGACGCAGCATCCATGGAAGGGAACAAGGTAGTTGGTGAGATATCAAGTATGGTGGAAGAGGATGTGATTGTGGCGCTGAGCGAGGTGTTGGTTAGAGTTAACGAGTTGAGGGAGCGTTTCGGGTGTCTGAGTTTCGGAGAAGTGGTGGAGTTGGTTTACGTGATGAACAGATTGGAGAAGTGCAAAGAGGTGGTGGAagaggtggtggtggttgcaGAGAAACAGAGATTATTATGGGATGCAGTGAGAGAAGTGAAGGAGAAGGTTGAGAAGAAGGTGTTTAGGGAAGAAGAGAAAACGATGAGAACACAGAGACACAGGGCAACAAAGTCAGATAGGTTTCAATTTCCAACGTTTTTTATCGATTCTGTTGATTTGGTCCGGTTTCCCTCCGCAAGGTTGTTGTTGTGA
- the LOC114192323 gene encoding uncharacterized protein LOC114192323 isoform X1, whose amino-acid sequence MKCLSSSSVSLFIFLCLCFESVWTKNVSESDRQEASIPPRGWNSYDSFCWTISEEEFLQSAEVVSQRLHDHGYEYVVVDYLWYRRKVEGAYHDSLGFDVIDKWGRMLPDPGRWPSSENGKGFAEVANRVHGMGLKFGIHVMRGISTQAVNANTPILDTKTGGAYQESGRVWYAKDIAIPERACAWMPHGFMSVNTKLGAGKAFLRSLYEQYASWDVDFVKHDCVFGDDFDLNEISYVSEVLKEFDRPIVYSLSPGTSVTPAMAKDVSGLVNMYRVTGDDWDTWGDVKSHFDIARDFSNANLIGAKGLTGKSWPDLDMLPFGWLTDPGSNEGPHRFSHLNLEEKKTQMTLWSMAKSPLMYGGDVRKIDPSTYDIITNPTLLEINSFSSNNMEFPYITSVKSEDQDLSLRRSGKEIKTTFTHSLGLTRCSESKAMGWASERLNLYLERICWKRSLGNKHLAPFCVHKRELYFPLDEVSMYHQGKHHLVATNRLKFCLDASPKRKLTSKEFKRGTFSPCRWDSNQMWELNPNGTLVNSYSGLCATVESSEDTINSGGLRSWVATGRKGEVYIAFFNLSEQKTVMSAKASDLAKFLPARDFSSCEGSEVWSGDAVEITKGKLSTAVEMHGSVLIVLNCS is encoded by the exons ATGAAGTGTCTCTCCTCATCCTCcgtttctctttttattttcctttgtctATGTTTTGAGAG TGTGTGGACTAAAAATGTATCGGAGAGTGATCGACAGGAAGCTAGCATTCCACCAAGAGGTTGGAACTCCTATGATTCCTTTTGCTGGACAATATCTGAAGAAGAATTCTTGCAGAGTGCTGAAGTAGTTTCTCAGCGTCTCCACGATCATGGATATGAG TATGTTGTGGTGGATTACCTCTGGTATAGAAGGAAAGTTGAGGGTGCTTATCATGATTCTCTTGGATTTGATGTGATTGATAAATGGGGGAGGATGCTACCTGATCCAGGAAGGTGGCCTTCTTCTGAAAATGGGAAAGGATTTGCTGAAGTAGCTAATCGAGTTCATGGCATGGGTTTGAAATTTGGAATTCATGTCATGAGAGGGATAAGTACACAAGCTGTAAACGCAAACACCCCTATCCTTGATACAAAAACG GGAGGTGCTTATCAAGAATCTGGTCGGGTGTGGTATGCAAAAGACATAGCAATCCCAGAAAGGGCTTGTGCATGGATGCCTCATGGTTTCATGAGTGTGAATACAAAATTGGGAGCGGGAAAAGCTTTTCTGAGATCCCTTTATGAGCAGTATGCTTCATGGGATGTTGATTTTG TGAAACATGACTGTGTATTCGGGGATGACTttgatttaaatgaaataagCTATGTTTCTGAG GTTCTCAAGGAGTTTGATCGCCCCATTGTATATTCTTTGTCTCCTGGAACTAGTGTGACACCAGCCATGGCCAAGGATGTCAGTGGACTGGTTAATATGTATCGTGTAACAGGAGATGACTGGGATACATGGGGGGATGTCAAATCACATTTTGATATTGCCAG GGATTTCTCAAATGCCAATTTGATAGGAGCAAAAGGTTTAACGGGGAAATCTTGGCCTGATTTGGACATGCTACCCTTTGGATGGCTAACTGATCCTG GTTCAAATGAAGGTCCACATAGGTTTAGTCACCTCAATCTGGAAGAAAAGAAGACACAG ATGACTCTTTGGTCTATGGCAAAGTCTCCCCTTATGTATGGTGGGGATGTTCGGAAGATTGATCCTAGCACATATGATATTATCACAAATCCCACCCTTCTCGAGATTAATTCTTTTAGCTCAAACAATATGGAG TTTCCTTATATCACAAGTGTGAAGAGTGAAGATCAGGATCTTAGTTTGAGAAGAAGtggtaaagaaataaaaacaactttcaCCCATTCATTAGGCCTCACAAGGTGCAGCGAGTCAAAGGCAATGGGTTGGGCTAGTGAAAGGCTTAACCTATATCTTGAAAGAATATGTTGGAAAAGGAGTTTGGGAAACAAGCATCTTGCCCCCTTCTGTGTGCACAAAAGAGAACTTTACTTCCCGTT AGATGAAGTGAGTATGTATCATCAAGGGAAACATCATTTAGTTGCAACAAACAGATTAAAATTTTGCTTGGATGCTTCTCCAAAACGAAAGCTCACTTCTAAAGAGTTCAAGAGAGGGACATTTTCTCCCTGCAGGTGGGATTCAAATCAG ATGTGGGAATTGAATCCTAATGGGACCCTGGTCAATAGTTATTCTGGCTTGTGTGCAACAGTAGAGTCTAGCGAAG ATACTATAAATTCTGGTGGCTTGCGCTCTTGGGTTGCTACAGGAAGAAAAG GAGAAGTCTACATTGCTTTCTTCAATCTAAGTGAACAGAAAACAGTAATGTCTGCTAAGGCATCTGATCTGGCTAAGTTTCTTCCTGCCAGAGACTTCAGTTCTTGTGAGGGCAGTGAAGTGTGGAGTGGAGATGCTGTAGAAATAACAAAAGGGAAGTTATCAACAGCAGTGGAAATGCATGGAAGTGTGCTAATTGTTCTGAATTGCAgctaa
- the LOC114192323 gene encoding uncharacterized protein LOC114192323 isoform X2: MKCLSSSSVSLFIFLCLCFESVWTKNVSESDRQEASIPPRGWNSYDSFCWTISEEEFLQSAEVVSQRLHDHGYEYVVVDYLWYRRKVEGAYHDSLGFDVIDKWGRMLPDPGRWPSSENGKGFAEVANRVHGMGLKFGIHVMRGISTQAVNANTPILDTKTGGAYQESGRVWYAKDIAIPERACAWMPHGFMSVNTKLGAGKAFLRSLYEQYASWDVDFVKHDCVFGDDFDLNEISYVSEVLKEFDRPIVYSLSPGTSVTPAMAKDVSGLVNMYRVTGDDWDTWGDVKSHFDIARDFSNANLIGAKGLTGKSWPDLDMLPFGWLTDPGSNEGPHRFSHLNLEEKKTQMTLWSMAKSPLMYGGDVRKIDPSTYDIITNPTLLEINSFSSNNMEFPYITSVKSEDQDLSLRRSGKEIKTTFTHSLGLTRCSESKAMGWASERLNLYLERICWKRSLGNKHLAPFCVHKRELYFPDEVSMYHQGKHHLVATNRLKFCLDASPKRKLTSKEFKRGTFSPCRWDSNQMWELNPNGTLVNSYSGLCATVESSEDTINSGGLRSWVATGRKGEVYIAFFNLSEQKTVMSAKASDLAKFLPARDFSSCEGSEVWSGDAVEITKGKLSTAVEMHGSVLIVLNCS, translated from the exons ATGAAGTGTCTCTCCTCATCCTCcgtttctctttttattttcctttgtctATGTTTTGAGAG TGTGTGGACTAAAAATGTATCGGAGAGTGATCGACAGGAAGCTAGCATTCCACCAAGAGGTTGGAACTCCTATGATTCCTTTTGCTGGACAATATCTGAAGAAGAATTCTTGCAGAGTGCTGAAGTAGTTTCTCAGCGTCTCCACGATCATGGATATGAG TATGTTGTGGTGGATTACCTCTGGTATAGAAGGAAAGTTGAGGGTGCTTATCATGATTCTCTTGGATTTGATGTGATTGATAAATGGGGGAGGATGCTACCTGATCCAGGAAGGTGGCCTTCTTCTGAAAATGGGAAAGGATTTGCTGAAGTAGCTAATCGAGTTCATGGCATGGGTTTGAAATTTGGAATTCATGTCATGAGAGGGATAAGTACACAAGCTGTAAACGCAAACACCCCTATCCTTGATACAAAAACG GGAGGTGCTTATCAAGAATCTGGTCGGGTGTGGTATGCAAAAGACATAGCAATCCCAGAAAGGGCTTGTGCATGGATGCCTCATGGTTTCATGAGTGTGAATACAAAATTGGGAGCGGGAAAAGCTTTTCTGAGATCCCTTTATGAGCAGTATGCTTCATGGGATGTTGATTTTG TGAAACATGACTGTGTATTCGGGGATGACTttgatttaaatgaaataagCTATGTTTCTGAG GTTCTCAAGGAGTTTGATCGCCCCATTGTATATTCTTTGTCTCCTGGAACTAGTGTGACACCAGCCATGGCCAAGGATGTCAGTGGACTGGTTAATATGTATCGTGTAACAGGAGATGACTGGGATACATGGGGGGATGTCAAATCACATTTTGATATTGCCAG GGATTTCTCAAATGCCAATTTGATAGGAGCAAAAGGTTTAACGGGGAAATCTTGGCCTGATTTGGACATGCTACCCTTTGGATGGCTAACTGATCCTG GTTCAAATGAAGGTCCACATAGGTTTAGTCACCTCAATCTGGAAGAAAAGAAGACACAG ATGACTCTTTGGTCTATGGCAAAGTCTCCCCTTATGTATGGTGGGGATGTTCGGAAGATTGATCCTAGCACATATGATATTATCACAAATCCCACCCTTCTCGAGATTAATTCTTTTAGCTCAAACAATATGGAG TTTCCTTATATCACAAGTGTGAAGAGTGAAGATCAGGATCTTAGTTTGAGAAGAAGtggtaaagaaataaaaacaactttcaCCCATTCATTAGGCCTCACAAGGTGCAGCGAGTCAAAGGCAATGGGTTGGGCTAGTGAAAGGCTTAACCTATATCTTGAAAGAATATGTTGGAAAAGGAGTTTGGGAAACAAGCATCTTGCCCCCTTCTGTGTGCACAAAAGAGAACTTTACTTCCC AGATGAAGTGAGTATGTATCATCAAGGGAAACATCATTTAGTTGCAACAAACAGATTAAAATTTTGCTTGGATGCTTCTCCAAAACGAAAGCTCACTTCTAAAGAGTTCAAGAGAGGGACATTTTCTCCCTGCAGGTGGGATTCAAATCAG ATGTGGGAATTGAATCCTAATGGGACCCTGGTCAATAGTTATTCTGGCTTGTGTGCAACAGTAGAGTCTAGCGAAG ATACTATAAATTCTGGTGGCTTGCGCTCTTGGGTTGCTACAGGAAGAAAAG GAGAAGTCTACATTGCTTTCTTCAATCTAAGTGAACAGAAAACAGTAATGTCTGCTAAGGCATCTGATCTGGCTAAGTTTCTTCCTGCCAGAGACTTCAGTTCTTGTGAGGGCAGTGAAGTGTGGAGTGGAGATGCTGTAGAAATAACAAAAGGGAAGTTATCAACAGCAGTGGAAATGCATGGAAGTGTGCTAATTGTTCTGAATTGCAgctaa
- the LOC114191271 gene encoding RING-H2 finger protein ATL79-like, with protein sequence MEVSLQHVFILVLSLCNFLVCANAQWKPLNPSTYEEMNRSDNFRASLSFSVSCVSIAIFLYLFFKIRARFFPRPPYIKPLPKTTAEAIQRCPTFGFSEMKELSVGNAAEECAVCLVEFEDSDTVKLLPLCQHVFHQHCIDQWLPSRLTCPICRQKLISDDTEANVTDVPSEQEREEEEEDEDGDAAEFTEVAIASATEQAEDETEADNAVG encoded by the coding sequence ATGGAGGTTTCCCTGCAGCACGTGTTCATTCTGGTGCTGTCTCTCTGCAATTTCTTAGTGTGCGCAAATGCTCAGTGGAAACCATTAAACCCTTCCACCTACGAGGAGATGAACCGCAGTGACAACTTCAGAGCCTCACTCAGTTTCTCCGTCTCCTGTGTCTCCATTGCCATCTTCTTGTACCTTTTCTTCAAAATCCGCGCGCGTTTTTTCCCGCGCCCTCCTTACATCAAGCCCCTCCCGAAAACAACCGCCGAAGCCATCCAACGGTGCCCCACCTTCGGTTTCTCCGAGATGAAGGAGCTGAGCGTGGGGAACGCGGCGGAGGAGTGCGCGGTGTGCTTGGTGGAGTTCGAAGACTCCGACACCGTGAAGCTGCTGCCGCTGTGCCAACATGTTTTCCACCAGCATTGCATCGACCAATGGCTGCCCTCGCGCCTCACGTGCCCCATTTGTCGCCAGAAGCTGATATCCGATGATACTGAAGCCAACGTCACCGATGTCCCGTCGGaacaagaaagagaagaagaagaagaggatgaAGATGGTGATGCTGCAGAGTTTACTGAGGTGGCAATAGCTTCAGCAACGGAACAAGCTGAAGATGAAACTGAAGCTGATAACGCTGTGGGATAG
- the LOC114193886 gene encoding sufE-like protein 2, chloroplastic: MVSSTAVTTTTLFTPSSSSSSFSSSSYSSSYSSSSFSSPLSPKPNTFTPSKSNAVNAVNALCTKPKLRSNVADKLNNIASEFTSLSQPIDRVKRLLHYASLLPPFLDADRVPANRVVGCATQVWVVAEIDERRRMRFRADSDSEISKGFCWCLVWILDGAKPEEVLMVDREDLADVNVGLGMSLKAHSRTNTWHNVLFTMQTAAKDLL, encoded by the coding sequence ATGGTTTCATCAACTGCAGTTACAACAACCACCCTATTCACCCCATCATCAtcgtcttcttctttttcttcttcttcttattcttcttcttattcttcttcttctttcagtTCCCCTCTTTCCCCAAAACCTAACACCTTCACTCCTTCCAAATCTAACGCCGTTAACGCCGTTAACGCCCTATGCACCAAACCCAAACTCCGATCCAACGTCGCCGACAAGCTAAACAACATCGCCTCCGAGTTCACCTCTCTCTCCCAACCCATCGACCGCGTCAAACGCCTTCTCCACTACGCCTCCCTCCTCCCGCCCTTCCTTGACGCCGACCGCGTTCCGGCCAACCGAGTCGTCGGCTGCGCCACCCAGGTCTGGGTGGTGGCGGAGATCGACGAGCGGCGGAGGATGCGCTTCCGCGCCGACAGCGACTCCGAGATTTCGAAAGGCTTCTGCTGGTGTCTGGTCTGGATTCTCGACGGCGCGAAACCCGAGGAGGTCCTCATGGTCGACCGGGAGGATTTGGCCGACGTCAATGTCGGTTTGGGGATGAGTCTCAAGGCCCACTCCCGGACCAACACGTGGCACAACGTTTTGTTCACCATGCAAACTGCCGCTAAAGATTTGCTCTGA